In Rhodopirellula bahusiensis, the DNA window ACCCGAACACGGTGCGCCGCTGACCGAAGAAAAGATCGCCCTGCTGAAGACTTGGATTGAAGAAGGCGCCAAGTGGAAACAATCATGGGGCTATGAACCTCCGGTTGCCCCCGGCGTTCCTGATATCGCCAACCCGGACGCTTGCCGTGAATCCATTGATCGCTTCGTTCGCAGCACGCTTGAGAAAAAAGGCATCCAGCCTGCCGGGGATGCTCCACCGCATCAATGGCTTCGCCGCGTCACGTTGGATCTGACTGGTGTTCCGCCGACTTTGGATGAAGTCGAACGCTTCAATGCAGCTGCAAAAGAGCGTGGCGACGCTGCTTACTCTGAAAAGGTTGACGAGTTGTTGCAGTCATCCGGCTACGGCGAACGCTGGGCCTCGGTTTGGCTGGATCAAATTCGTTACGCCGATAGTCGCGGTCTGGGACTCGACGGTCGTCGCAACGCCTGGAAGTATCGCGACTGGGTGATCGATTCGCTCAACAACGACATGCCTTTTGATGAGTTCACGATCAAACAAATTGCCGGTGACTTGTTGCCGGATCCTTCGATCAACGATCGCTTGGCAACCACCGCCAGTCGTTTGACGCAGACCAACGAAGAAGGCGGAACGGACGACGAAGAGTTTCGCATCAACGCGGTGATGGACCGAGTCAGCACGGTTTGGCAAACTTGGCAAGGCATCACATTCGGGTGCGTTCAATGTCACAGTCATCCATACGACCCCATCGAACACGAAGAGTTCTATGAGTTCATGGCGTTCTTCAACAACTCGGTCGATTGCGACTTGAGCGGCGAAGAACCGTTATTGTCAGTGCCGCTGAACAATGAAGACGAAGAGCGTGCCTCCAAACTCGACCGGCGAATTCGTTCGCTCAAGGAATCGATTTGGCATCAAGAGTTTGAAGCGGTCAGCGATGGCGAGTTGGATTGGAAACACATCGATTCCATGACCGCCTCGGCCACCAAGCAAACCAAAGTCGACGTCGAGGAACGCGGTGGGCGGACGGAGTTCTACACGATCGACACGTTGTCCAACGGCACGACCGTCTCGGTGGAATGTGAGATGCCTGAGTCGGCCGACAAGCTCACGGCGATTCGTTTGACGCTGCTGCCTCGCAATCCTGAAACCGCACTGGCTGATTCTGAATGGGGATTTGTGCTGTCGCATTTGAATGGGGTTTTGATCGGCGGCGAAGATGACGAGACACAAATTGAATTCTCTCACGTCATCGCGGACGAACCCGAACCGCTGAAGCATGCTCGGTCGAGCATGGACTCGAAGAACAGCGACGGTTTCGCTGCCTTCACTCGTATTCATCACGCTCGCGTGGCAGTCTTCTTGCTAAAGGAACCGGTCGACGTCCCCGAAGGTGCCAAGCTCAAACTCGACATGAGTTGTCGCCAGCAAGCCTTGGGTGCATTCCCTTTGGTCGTTCGACGTGGCAGCGTCGATGTCTGCTCGGACGAAAAAGCATTGCTCGCGTGGACGGATAAGGATCTCAAGGCACAGCGTGACGAGCTGTCTGAGCTTTCAGGCAAGCGACGCAAAATTCCTTCGGTCCGCATCCCAATCATGATGGAACGCCCCGAGCATTTGGCTCGCCCAAGCCATGTGTTCATTCGCGGCTTGTTCCTGACAAAGGACCAGCAAGTCCAGCCGGACGTTCCGAATTCGATGCCGCCGATTGATGGCGAAGGCCCGTTTAACCGAATGGATCTGGCCAAGTGGTTGGTGGATCCGAGCAACCCGCTGACAGCTCGTGTGACAGTCAACCGAATCTGGGCTCGTTTGTTCGGGATCGGTTTGGTGCCGACCGAGGAAGACTTTGGGTCCAGTGGTGAGCGGCCGACGCATCCCGAGTTGCTCGATCATCTGGCTCTCAAATTTCAGAACGAATACGACTGGAGTTGGAAGCAACTGATCCGGTCAATCGTGTTGTCGAGCACCTACCGGCAAGACGCCGTCATCGATCCCGATTCCGACTTGGTCGATCCACAAAACCGATGGTTGGCTCGCGGGCCTCGTTTCCGCATGCCCGCCGAAATGGTTCGTGATCAAGCCCTGTTCGTGTCCGGGTTGCTTTCGCCGGAAGTCCACGGTGCCCCAGTTCATCCCCCGATTCCCGATGGCGTTTGGAAGCCGTTCCAAGGCGGCGACAAATGGAGCACGCCCGATGTCGGCAACCCAGATCGCTACCGCCGGTCGATTTATACCTACACCAAACGCAGTATCCCGTACCCCATGTTCGCCGCGTTCGACGCTCCTTCGCGTGAGTTCTGCACGCCACGGCGGCTACGTTCGAACACGCCACTGCAAGCCTTGACGACACTCAACGACGTCACGTTTGTGGAGTGCATGCAAGCACTGGCCAAGAAGATCGAAGCAATGGACGGGGCGTTGGAAGAACGTTTGGAGAAAGGATTCCAGTTGGTAACTTCGCGGTCGCCAACCTCCGCTGAACAGAAAATCCTGGTGTCTCTGTACGAGCATGCCAAGCAACAGTCCGAACAAGAGCAAGACGCCTACGAAGCGGTCGCGTCTGCGTTGTTGAACCTCGACGAAATCATGAGCAAATAAGATGAATCGCGAATCGATCTCTCAGGAACTTTTTCGTCAGTCGTTGTTGCAAACCAGTCGCCGGCAATTCCTGACCGAATCCGCCGCTGGACTCGGAGCCATTTACTTGGCGACTCAGCAAGCGGGCGGGAACCGTGCCCATGCGAATGCATCGCTGCAACATGGTTTTGATCCCCAGCACGAATCCACCAATCCGCTTAGTCCGCTGACGCCGCCTCAACCAGCCAAGGTCAAGCGAGTGATCTACCTGCACATGGTCGGTGCACCCAGCCAACTGGAGCTGTTCGACTACAAGCCGGATCTCAAAAAGCTCGACGGCAAGGAGTGCCCGCAGTCGTTCTTGGAAGGCAAACGCTTCGCATTCATCAATGGCACGCCTCGCATGCTGGGGCCGCAGTATGATTTCCAGCAACACGGTGAATCCGGTGCATGGGTGTCCGAGTTGATGCCCAACTTGGCCAAGCAAGTCGACGATCTGTGCTTCCTGAAAACGGTCAAGACAGACCAGTTCAACCACGGACCGGCTCAGTTGATGGTGCACACCGGAGCTGCTCCGATGGGATCGCCGTCGATTGGTTCCTGGGTCACGTACGGTTTGGGCAGCGAGAACGAAGACCTGCCTGGCTTCATCGTACTGTTGTCCGGCGGTCGGTTGCCTCGTGTGGGCAAGGCTCTATGGGGATCAGGCTTTTTGCCGTCGGTCTACCAAGGAGTGCAGTGCCGATCCAAAGGTGATCCGGTTTTGAACGTCGCCAACCCCGAAGGCGTTTCGCGACAAGAGCGGCGTCAGGTTTTGGATGCTTTGGCGGCACTCAATCAAGAGTCGTTGCAGCAATACGGCGACCCTGAAACGGTCACCCGGATCGCTCAGTATGAGATGGCCTATCGGATGCAGGTGGCTGCTCCCGAAGCGATGGATCTGTCGCAGGAAACCGCGGAAACGCTTGAGAGCTACGGCGCTGAGCCTGGCAAAGAATCCTTTGCCAACAACTGCCTGCTCGCGCGGCGTTTGGTCGAAGAAGGCGTCCGCTTTGTGCAGTTGTTCGATTGGGGCTGGGACACGCACGGATCCAACCGCGGCGAATCGCTCGAGCACGGACTGCCTGACAAGTGCAAGCAAACGGACAAGCCCATCGCGGCGTTGCTCGCTGATTTGAAACAGCGTGGGATGTTGGAAGACACGCTGGTCGTGTGGGGCGGCGAATTCGGACGCACTCCGATGCGAGAGAACCGAGGCGGAGCAACAATGGCATTCCATGGCCGCGACCACAGCCCCGAGGCGTTCACGATGTGGATGGCCGGAGGCGGCGTCAAACCAGGTTTCACCTATGGCGAGACCGATGCGGTTGGCTACACCGCCGCGACCGAGTCCGTGCACCTGCGAGACTTCCACGCCACCCTGCTGCACCTGCTCGGCTTCAACCACGAGACGATGGTCTACCCCTTCAAAGGCCTCAACCAACGCCTCACCGGAGTCAAACAAAGCCGAGTCGTCGAAGAAATCCTCACGTAGACGGCGTAGGTCGGCTCATCGCAACCCGCCGCGCAGTAAGGAGGTGCTCAAAGTCATAACCCGCCGCGTCAGCAAGGCCACCTCTCTCGCCCAGTAGCTGTTCGATCCTTGCTCACGCTGCGGGTTATGACTGTGCGATGTTGTGTGAATCAAGGCATTCGTCACAACCCGCAGCGTAAGCAAGGCTACCCACAACCTTTTACAAAGGAATCTTCGAGCAAGCGTTTCCGCCCCGCGTTGAAGACGCCGATCATAAACCGCCGCGTCAGCAAGGAGGTGCCCAAAGTCATAACCCGCCGCGTTAGCAAGGTCGCGCGCAACCTTCTACAATAAGAATTTCCAGCAGGCGGTTCCGCTTGAGCCGCGGTGCGCTTTAAACGCCGTTGTCCAACTTCTGCGTGAGGCCAATCATGCCTGATGCCCCGATCGCCTTCTTCTTGACTTGGCCCACCTACGGCACATGGCTACCCGGTGATCGTCGTGGTTGGGTGTTACACCAACACGGTTGGAAGATGCCTGACCCAGCAAAGCACATCGAGGCCTCCGCAAGAATGAACGAAGACGCGTGTCTCTTGTCGGTTGCTGAGCGAGACTTGGTCGAGCGGCAAGTTGCGGAGACGTGTCGAGTCCGCAGGTGGGAATTGCATGCTAGCTCCTGCCAGTCCAATCATCTGCATGTTGTTCTCTCTGCACCGAGTGTTGATCCAAAACGAGTTCGAGCCGATTTGAAAGCTTGGTGCACGCGACGATTGAACGAAGGCTCACCACGAGATCGCAAGCGATGGTGGGCGGATCGCGGAAGTCAGCGTTACGTCTGGGACGAGGATGGATTGGAACGCGTGATAACGTACGTATTGGTAGCTCAGGATCGCAAGGACCGGGACCTCGAATGATTGTGACACACGCACGTTGAGCGTATCTGCCGTCTGTCACAACCCGCCGCGTCAGCAAGGCCACTGCTCTCGCCCAGTAGCTGTTCGTTCCTTGCTCACGCGGCGGGTTATGACTTTCATGCCGTGGCAGGATGGAGGCATCAGTTTTCTCGCCTGCTACACCTCAACGCCCGAACAACATCAGATCCGCGGCCAACGTCACCGGCATCGCCGTGGCGGTCTGCACGCGAGCGTTCTGCGAAAACCGCACGCCGCGATATGTCATCGCCATCGCATCGGCGATCGCTTCGCTGTCCAGGTCAACCTGTTCTTGCCACACGCGGTGTTCAATCGGCTTCAAACCAGCGACCGCCATCTCGTCGACGACCTTCTCCCAACGACTTCGTCGCTGGCCCGATTGCTGCACGTGTACGCGAAGCTCGATCAAGTCCTCTTCGCCGGGAACGGCAACGATCAGCATTCCATCTTCCGTCAGCACCCGAGCAATCTCGGTAACGGGACGACGCCCGAACAACGACAGCACACAGGACACGCTGCCATCCGCCACCGGCAGCGATCGGTCCGCGTTGGCCCAAACCCAAGTCGCTTCCGGCCACCCGCGAGCGGCCAGCTTGATCGCCTTCTTTGACAGATCGATCCCGCAGTAACTGCCCGGCGAATCGCCAAACAAAGCCGGCCCAAAGGTGCCTTCGCCGCACCCTAAGTCGATCGCTCTGGAGTTGCTGCAGTCGCTCCGAGCCGCCGCCCAAGGTCGCAAGGCATCAATCAATCCAGCCGCATGCCCACGTTGCAGCCAACGAAGGCGAGCCAGCACCGCTGCATCCGCATCGCCTGGTTGTTTGGACTTGCGATCCTGCGGCTGGGACAAGCTGTAATAGCCCTCGCGAGCCCGATCGAAATGGTGCCGCTTCTCACAACGCAGCCCACCCTCCACCGGCGACAAAGCCAACCCGCAATTCCGAACTGTGCAACGCAATTCAAACAAACCAAAACCTTCTCATTCATCCAAACCTGTTGATCCCAATCCCCTACCTGCACAATCCCACTCGTCATAACCCGCCGCGTCAGCAAGGCCACTCACCCGCAACCGGATTCGCCAGGATTCGGACGCATACACATTCCCGGCAAATCAGCCATGCACCAATGTAGGCTATGTCTCACATGGCACCCAGCCGATGCTTCACCAGAAGCGAGGCGTCCAGCAATCCCCAGTCTCTGCCCACGACATTTCGTTTGCCACAGACAGCGCAGATCTCACCAAGATGACGCAGCGAACCTACCTCACTGCCCTGCAAGTCCGCCCATCACAACCCGCCGCATCTGCAGTGCCACTTGTCCCAACCCGCCGCGTCAGCAAGGCCACTGCAACATCCCGCGTAGCCTCGCTCTCGTTTCGGGTTATGACTGGCGGCGGCCGGATTCTCTCGCGTGGCTTCCTCTCGTCACAACCCGCCGCGTTAGCAAGGCCCAGCAATCGATCTTCGCAAAGCCCGCATGCTTCCTCGGGCCATCACCTCGGTGCTCTCTGTGACCTCCGTGGCAAAAGCCAGTCACCCACCAAATTCTTGGCGAATCCGGCTACCAATGATTGCGAGCCAAGCCATCCCAACCCGCCGCGTTAGCAAGGCAACGGCAACAGCCAATCAGCCTCACTGACGTATCGGGTTAGGACGTGCAGTTCCCACCCGAATTCTTGGCGAATCCGGCTACGGGGTATCCGCAAGCACGCTCGTCACAACCCGCCGCGTTAGCAAGGCCGAAAACCCCTCACACATCAAACAACTCGTATTCAACCTCTTTCAAGATCCCAGGTTGAGGAACCGGGTACGAACCATCTGCATTCGCGATCACCGGGGCCGGACCGTCAACGGTCAACTCCGCCACGCCGGGGGCAAACTCATGCGGGCAGTTGGTCAT includes these proteins:
- a CDS encoding PSD1 and planctomycete cytochrome C domain-containing protein, which gives rise to MTQRFYLFCFAATWLGTGFGTWSSASAVDFADDIQPILNEHCVACHGGVKQAADLSFIHRDSALAVIEPGDVDGSYMIDRILSDDESEIMPPPEHGAPLTEEKIALLKTWIEEGAKWKQSWGYEPPVAPGVPDIANPDACRESIDRFVRSTLEKKGIQPAGDAPPHQWLRRVTLDLTGVPPTLDEVERFNAAAKERGDAAYSEKVDELLQSSGYGERWASVWLDQIRYADSRGLGLDGRRNAWKYRDWVIDSLNNDMPFDEFTIKQIAGDLLPDPSINDRLATTASRLTQTNEEGGTDDEEFRINAVMDRVSTVWQTWQGITFGCVQCHSHPYDPIEHEEFYEFMAFFNNSVDCDLSGEEPLLSVPLNNEDEERASKLDRRIRSLKESIWHQEFEAVSDGELDWKHIDSMTASATKQTKVDVEERGGRTEFYTIDTLSNGTTVSVECEMPESADKLTAIRLTLLPRNPETALADSEWGFVLSHLNGVLIGGEDDETQIEFSHVIADEPEPLKHARSSMDSKNSDGFAAFTRIHHARVAVFLLKEPVDVPEGAKLKLDMSCRQQALGAFPLVVRRGSVDVCSDEKALLAWTDKDLKAQRDELSELSGKRRKIPSVRIPIMMERPEHLARPSHVFIRGLFLTKDQQVQPDVPNSMPPIDGEGPFNRMDLAKWLVDPSNPLTARVTVNRIWARLFGIGLVPTEEDFGSSGERPTHPELLDHLALKFQNEYDWSWKQLIRSIVLSSTYRQDAVIDPDSDLVDPQNRWLARGPRFRMPAEMVRDQALFVSGLLSPEVHGAPVHPPIPDGVWKPFQGGDKWSTPDVGNPDRYRRSIYTYTKRSIPYPMFAAFDAPSREFCTPRRLRSNTPLQALTTLNDVTFVECMQALAKKIEAMDGALEERLEKGFQLVTSRSPTSAEQKILVSLYEHAKQQSEQEQDAYEAVASALLNLDEIMSK
- a CDS encoding DUF1501 domain-containing protein, with translation MNRESISQELFRQSLLQTSRRQFLTESAAGLGAIYLATQQAGGNRAHANASLQHGFDPQHESTNPLSPLTPPQPAKVKRVIYLHMVGAPSQLELFDYKPDLKKLDGKECPQSFLEGKRFAFINGTPRMLGPQYDFQQHGESGAWVSELMPNLAKQVDDLCFLKTVKTDQFNHGPAQLMVHTGAAPMGSPSIGSWVTYGLGSENEDLPGFIVLLSGGRLPRVGKALWGSGFLPSVYQGVQCRSKGDPVLNVANPEGVSRQERRQVLDALAALNQESLQQYGDPETVTRIAQYEMAYRMQVAAPEAMDLSQETAETLESYGAEPGKESFANNCLLARRLVEEGVRFVQLFDWGWDTHGSNRGESLEHGLPDKCKQTDKPIAALLADLKQRGMLEDTLVVWGGEFGRTPMRENRGGATMAFHGRDHSPEAFTMWMAGGGVKPGFTYGETDAVGYTAATESVHLRDFHATLLHLLGFNHETMVYPFKGLNQRLTGVKQSRVVEEILT
- a CDS encoding transposase, which produces MPDAPIAFFLTWPTYGTWLPGDRRGWVLHQHGWKMPDPAKHIEASARMNEDACLLSVAERDLVERQVAETCRVRRWELHASSCQSNHLHVVLSAPSVDPKRVRADLKAWCTRRLNEGSPRDRKRWWADRGSQRYVWDEDGLERVITYVLVAQDRKDRDLE
- a CDS encoding methyltransferase domain-containing protein; translated protein: MFELRCTVRNCGLALSPVEGGLRCEKRHHFDRAREGYYSLSQPQDRKSKQPGDADAAVLARLRWLQRGHAAGLIDALRPWAAARSDCSNSRAIDLGCGEGTFGPALFGDSPGSYCGIDLSKKAIKLAARGWPEATWVWANADRSLPVADGSVSCVLSLFGRRPVTEIARVLTEDGMLIVAVPGEEDLIELRVHVQQSGQRRSRWEKVVDEMAVAGLKPIEHRVWQEQVDLDSEAIADAMAMTYRGVRFSQNARVQTATAMPVTLAADLMLFGR